A region from the Agrococcus sp. SL85 genome encodes:
- a CDS encoding alpha/beta hydrolase: MHPIDADAVLRRPAAPGSAGDELLVVMHGLGSHEGDLFGLAPHLPGRFEVASLRAPIPYGGGFAWFGFSAVDSTDHALIDSAAEGVLAWLDGLERPYARIHLLGFSQGGAMAVQLARLAPERFASIAHLSSFVHAGELPGDAELAAREPRIPLLATIGELDEVIHADKRERSAPWLDAHFAVERRTYRRGHAIVAEELADVVAFLDRA; encoded by the coding sequence ATGCACCCCATCGACGCGGACGCCGTGCTGCGGCGGCCCGCCGCGCCCGGCTCGGCCGGCGACGAGCTGCTGGTCGTGATGCACGGGCTCGGCAGCCACGAGGGCGACCTCTTCGGCCTCGCGCCGCACCTGCCCGGTCGCTTCGAGGTCGCATCGCTCCGCGCCCCGATCCCGTACGGCGGCGGCTTCGCGTGGTTCGGGTTCTCCGCCGTCGACTCGACCGACCACGCGCTCATCGACTCGGCGGCCGAGGGCGTGCTCGCCTGGCTCGACGGGCTCGAGCGGCCGTACGCGCGCATCCACCTGCTCGGCTTCTCGCAGGGCGGCGCGATGGCCGTGCAGCTCGCGCGGCTCGCGCCAGAGCGCTTCGCGTCGATCGCGCACCTCTCGTCGTTCGTGCACGCGGGCGAGCTGCCGGGCGATGCGGAGCTCGCGGCGCGCGAGCCGCGCATCCCCCTGCTCGCGACGATCGGCGAGCTCGACGAGGTGATCCACGCCGACAAGCGCGAGCGCTCGGCGCCGTGGCTCGACGCGCACTTCGCCGTGGAGCGCCGCACCTACCGCCGCGGGCACGCGATCGTGGCCGAGGAGCTCGCCGACGTCGTCGCCTTCCTCGACCGCGCCTGA
- a CDS encoding LysR family transcriptional regulator substrate-binding protein: MDRFRLGGVPGVTPAKWMRVWGERVPGTPMELVQLEEAEAVAALVAGELDAALVRLPVEDERLHVVPLYAELAVVVVPKGHPVVAFDDVALADLAGEARVERGGMTAAQHLEVVASGAGIAIVPMSVARALGGPETRHRVVVDVEPTRIALAWRRTDDSDLHQELAAIVRGRTARSSRGAEREAEEPATPTSQRRQPAKARGPQRGQKPGKGQRPAAGRKPGKGRRR, translated from the coding sequence GTGGATCGGTTCCGGCTGGGCGGCGTGCCCGGGGTCACGCCCGCGAAGTGGATGCGGGTGTGGGGCGAGCGCGTGCCCGGCACCCCGATGGAGCTCGTGCAGCTCGAGGAGGCCGAGGCGGTGGCGGCGCTCGTCGCGGGCGAGCTCGACGCGGCGCTCGTGCGGCTGCCCGTCGAGGACGAGCGCCTGCACGTGGTGCCGCTCTACGCCGAGCTCGCCGTGGTCGTCGTGCCGAAGGGCCACCCCGTCGTCGCGTTCGACGATGTCGCGCTCGCCGACCTCGCGGGCGAGGCGCGCGTCGAGCGCGGCGGGATGACCGCAGCGCAGCACCTCGAGGTCGTCGCCTCCGGCGCCGGGATCGCGATCGTGCCGATGTCGGTCGCGCGTGCCCTCGGCGGCCCGGAGACGCGGCACCGCGTCGTCGTCGACGTCGAGCCCACCCGCATCGCGCTCGCCTGGCGGCGCACCGACGACTCCGACCTGCACCAGGAGCTCGCCGCGATCGTGCGCGGCCGCACCGCGCGCTCGTCGCGCGGCGCGGAGCGCGAGGCCGAGGAGCCCGCGACGCCGACCTCGCAGCGACGCCAGCCCGCCAAGGCTCGCGGCCCGCAGCGCGGGCAGAAGCCGGGCAAGGGGCAGCGCCCCGCCGCGGGACGGAAGCCCGGCAAGGGCCGTCGCCGCTAG
- a CDS encoding KH domain-containing protein produces the protein MDPTLLIVLGVVALAAILGILVAVRRPSAGAGPGRRTQAPVRERRGEIALTDHARQRMAQRRVQRAHLELVVRSPEREARDDRQGSIRLERDFGDSTLKVWVLPTQGPADRVVVKTTAWSVARTIRVPRGEVGALIGRGGSHVRALEQRTGARISVGRDGAVTVTADSPELVDAAVEQVRAATGR, from the coding sequence ATGGACCCGACCCTGCTCATCGTGCTGGGCGTCGTCGCGCTCGCGGCGATCCTCGGCATCCTCGTCGCGGTCCGTCGCCCGTCTGCGGGCGCTGGTCCGGGCCGACGCACGCAGGCGCCCGTCCGGGAGCGCCGCGGCGAGATCGCCCTCACCGACCACGCGCGGCAGCGCATGGCGCAGCGCCGCGTGCAGCGGGCGCACCTGGAGCTCGTCGTGCGCAGCCCCGAGCGCGAGGCCCGCGACGACCGGCAGGGCTCGATCCGCTTGGAGCGCGACTTCGGCGACAGCACGCTGAAGGTGTGGGTGCTGCCGACGCAGGGCCCGGCGGACCGCGTGGTCGTGAAGACGACGGCGTGGAGCGTCGCGCGCACGATCCGGGTGCCGCGCGGCGAGGTGGGCGCGCTCATCGGCCGCGGCGGTTCGCATGTGCGGGCGCTCGAGCAGCGCACGGGTGCGCGCATCTCGGTGGGACGTGACGGCGCGGTGACGGTCACGGCCGACTCCCCGGAGCTCGTCGACGCCGCCGTCGAGCAGGTGCGGGCGGCGACCGGCCGCTGA
- a CDS encoding GNAT family N-acetyltransferase gives MTAHVREATIDDAAGIARVRIETWRAAYAGLVPQAMLDRMDVQRETERRTELWHEAHAHPQAHELVAVADGEVVGWAAIGPAREEVDGATGELYAIYALSERWSRGVGHALLMEAERRLRADGHARAYLWVLEGNERAQRFYEQHGWLPDGGVKVDGELSERRHVRDLGA, from the coding sequence ATGACCGCCCACGTGCGCGAGGCGACGATCGACGACGCCGCGGGCATCGCGCGCGTGCGCATCGAGACGTGGCGGGCCGCTTATGCGGGGCTCGTGCCGCAGGCGATGCTGGATCGGATGGACGTGCAGCGCGAGACCGAGCGCCGCACCGAGCTGTGGCACGAGGCGCACGCGCACCCGCAGGCGCACGAGCTCGTCGCGGTCGCCGACGGCGAGGTCGTGGGCTGGGCCGCGATCGGGCCCGCGCGCGAGGAGGTCGACGGCGCGACGGGCGAGCTCTACGCCATCTACGCGCTCTCGGAGCGGTGGTCGCGCGGCGTCGGGCACGCCCTGCTCATGGAGGCCGAGCGGCGCCTCCGCGCCGACGGCCACGCCCGCGCGTACCTGTGGGTGCTCGAGGGCAACGAGCGCGCGCAGCGCTTCTACGAGCAGCACGGCTGGCTGCCGGACGGCGGCGTGAAGGTCGACGGCGAGCTCAGCGAGCGCCGTCATGTGCGCGACCTCGGCGCCTGA
- a CDS encoding VOC family protein, which produces MLTVGSIVIRVSDLERQLLFWSAALDYEPRLPLDDGFALLRPRAGHGPNVSLDAVPSERVLPPRVHLDLYADDQGGEVSRLEALGAQRVHWPKRPDDADYVIMEDPEGNRFCVVDASPGEAA; this is translated from the coding sequence ATGCTCACCGTCGGCTCCATCGTGATCCGGGTCTCCGACCTCGAGCGCCAGCTGCTCTTCTGGTCGGCCGCGCTCGACTACGAGCCGCGCCTCCCGCTCGACGACGGCTTCGCGCTCCTGCGGCCGCGCGCCGGGCACGGTCCCAACGTGTCGCTCGACGCGGTGCCGAGCGAGCGGGTGCTGCCGCCGCGCGTCCACCTCGACCTCTACGCCGACGACCAGGGCGGCGAGGTCTCGCGGCTCGAGGCGCTCGGCGCCCAGCGCGTGCACTGGCCGAAGCGGCCCGACGACGCCGACTACGTGATCATGGAGGACCCCGAGGGCAACCGCTTCTGCGTCGTCGACGCCTCCCCGGGGGAGGCCGCATGA
- a CDS encoding APC family permease, with the protein MSEKTHVLQGKGLSAGQVGLVGAIVIGISCIAPAYTLTAALGPTVSEVGVQVPAIILVGFIPMLLVAFGYRELNSAMPDSGTSFTWASRAFGPWVGWMAGWGLIAATILVLSNLAGIAVDFLFLLIAQVVGDPSIADLAAEPWINVLVCLSFMAGATFISYRDVRTTQRLQYWLVAIQIVVLVAFAVVALVRVADGSAFDPTPIDASWFNPFAVSSFSAFAAGLSLSIFIFWGWDVTLTMNEETKGSARTPGLAATFTIVIIVVLYLLLAIALTAYAGVGEGEFGLGNPDIQDNVFFALAGPVLGPLAVLVSLAVLMSSASSLQSTFVSPARTLLAMGHYGALPKRFGSVTDRFQSPGFATLASAIVASAFYAVMRFISENVLWDTITALGMMICFYYGITAFAAVWYFRRTWFESWRTALTRLVFPLVGGLVLAVLFFTTLIDSMDPDYGSGSSLFGVGLVFVLGIVTLGIGVVLMIVQSIREPAFFRGERIPVGASDGGRDMELDTEMLEVPKPAVGDKAQ; encoded by the coding sequence ATGAGCGAGAAGACGCATGTCCTGCAGGGCAAGGGGCTCTCGGCCGGCCAGGTGGGCCTCGTCGGCGCCATCGTCATCGGCATCTCGTGCATCGCGCCCGCCTACACGCTCACCGCGGCCCTCGGGCCCACGGTGTCGGAGGTCGGCGTGCAGGTGCCCGCGATCATCCTCGTCGGCTTCATCCCGATGCTGCTCGTCGCTTTCGGCTACCGCGAGCTGAACTCGGCGATGCCCGACTCGGGCACCTCGTTCACGTGGGCATCGCGCGCCTTCGGCCCCTGGGTGGGCTGGATGGCGGGCTGGGGGCTCATCGCCGCGACGATCCTCGTGCTCTCGAACCTCGCGGGCATCGCCGTCGACTTCCTCTTCCTGCTCATCGCGCAGGTCGTCGGCGACCCCTCGATCGCCGACCTCGCCGCCGAGCCGTGGATCAACGTGCTCGTGTGCCTCAGCTTCATGGCCGGTGCGACGTTCATCTCCTACCGCGACGTGCGCACCACGCAGCGCCTGCAGTACTGGCTCGTCGCGATCCAGATCGTCGTGCTCGTCGCCTTCGCGGTCGTCGCGCTTGTGCGCGTCGCCGACGGCAGCGCCTTCGACCCCACGCCCATCGACGCCTCCTGGTTCAACCCTTTCGCCGTGAGCTCGTTCTCGGCCTTCGCCGCGGGCCTGTCGCTCTCGATCTTCATCTTCTGGGGCTGGGACGTGACGCTCACGATGAACGAGGAGACGAAGGGCTCCGCGCGCACGCCCGGGCTCGCGGCCACGTTCACGATCGTCATCATCGTGGTGCTCTACCTGCTGCTCGCGATCGCGCTGACCGCGTACGCGGGCGTCGGCGAGGGCGAGTTCGGCCTCGGCAACCCCGACATCCAGGACAACGTGTTCTTCGCGCTCGCGGGCCCAGTGCTCGGCCCGCTCGCGGTGCTCGTCTCGCTCGCCGTGCTCATGAGCTCGGCGTCGTCGCTGCAGTCGACCTTCGTGAGCCCCGCCCGCACGCTGCTCGCGATGGGCCACTACGGCGCGCTGCCCAAGCGCTTCGGCTCGGTCACCGACCGCTTCCAGTCGCCCGGCTTCGCGACCCTCGCCTCGGCGATCGTGGCGAGCGCCTTCTACGCCGTGATGCGCTTCATCAGCGAGAACGTGCTGTGGGACACCATCACGGCGCTCGGCATGATGATCTGCTTCTACTACGGCATCACGGCGTTCGCGGCGGTCTGGTACTTCCGTCGCACGTGGTTCGAGTCGTGGCGCACGGCGCTCACGCGGCTCGTCTTCCCGCTCGTCGGCGGCCTCGTGCTCGCGGTGCTGTTCTTCACGACCCTCATCGACTCGATGGATCCCGACTACGGCTCGGGCTCGTCGCTGTTCGGCGTGGGCCTCGTGTTCGTGCTCGGCATCGTCACGCTCGGCATCGGCGTGGTGCTCATGATCGTGCAGTCGATCCGGGAGCCCGCGTTCTTCCGCGGCGAGCGCATCCCCGTGGGCGCCTCGGACGGCGGCCGCGACATGGAGCTCGACACCGAGATGCTCGAGGTGCCGAAGCCCGCGGTGGGCGACAAGGCGCAGTAG
- a CDS encoding flavin monoamine oxidase family protein — protein MAQQESQVDVDVDVVIVGAGPSGLAAATALVRAGRTVAVLEARERVGGRTWTDTVDGAMLELGGQWVSPHQTVLHETIAELGLETFPRYRDGRSVYVVDGEAVHYEGDFPIDPDTVAELDRLVEEIDRLSHEVDPDAPWDHPRARELDTVPFDAWLRQQTDDAAAAHLAALFIGPAMLTKPSHAFSALQALLMAASADGFANLVDEDEILDRRVVGGMQMVSVRMAEALGDAVHLRAPVRRIERSDAGVVVVADGLVARGRKVIVAVPPNLITRIDVQPPLPRRQHQLHQHLSLGLVIKVHAVYDRPFWREAGLSGTGFGPDELVHELYDNTNHEDPRGTLVGFVSDEHADEAFRWSDEERRARILASIARYLGPEALEPVVYYESDWGSEEWTRGAYAASYDLGGLHRYGADQRQPVGPIHWACSDYAGHGYQHVDGAIRSGRQAAADVLEALGA, from the coding sequence ATGGCCCAGCAGGAGTCGCAGGTGGACGTCGACGTCGATGTCGTGATCGTCGGAGCCGGCCCGTCCGGTCTCGCGGCGGCGACGGCGCTCGTGCGCGCGGGCCGCACCGTGGCCGTGCTCGAGGCGCGCGAGCGCGTCGGCGGCCGCACCTGGACCGACACCGTCGACGGCGCGATGCTCGAGCTCGGAGGCCAGTGGGTCTCGCCCCACCAGACGGTGCTGCACGAGACGATCGCCGAGCTCGGCCTCGAGACCTTCCCGCGCTACCGCGACGGCCGGTCGGTCTACGTCGTCGACGGCGAGGCCGTGCACTACGAGGGCGACTTCCCGATCGACCCCGACACCGTCGCCGAGCTCGACCGCCTCGTCGAGGAGATCGACCGGCTCTCGCACGAGGTCGACCCCGACGCGCCGTGGGACCATCCCCGCGCCCGCGAGCTCGACACCGTCCCCTTCGACGCGTGGCTGCGGCAGCAGACCGACGACGCGGCCGCCGCGCACCTCGCGGCGCTCTTCATCGGCCCCGCCATGCTCACGAAGCCCTCGCACGCCTTCTCGGCGCTGCAGGCGCTGCTCATGGCGGCGAGCGCCGACGGCTTCGCGAACCTCGTCGACGAGGACGAGATCCTCGACCGCCGGGTCGTGGGCGGCATGCAGATGGTGAGCGTGCGCATGGCCGAGGCGCTCGGCGACGCCGTGCACCTCCGTGCGCCCGTCCGCCGCATCGAGCGCTCGGACGCTGGCGTCGTCGTCGTCGCAGACGGCCTCGTCGCCCGCGGCCGCAAGGTGATCGTCGCGGTGCCGCCGAACCTCATCACGCGCATCGACGTGCAGCCGCCGCTGCCCCGCCGCCAGCACCAGCTGCACCAGCACCTCTCGCTCGGCCTCGTCATCAAGGTGCACGCGGTCTACGACCGCCCCTTCTGGCGCGAGGCAGGCCTCTCGGGCACGGGCTTCGGCCCGGACGAGCTCGTGCACGAGCTCTACGACAACACGAACCACGAGGACCCGCGCGGCACGCTCGTGGGCTTCGTCTCCGACGAGCACGCCGACGAGGCGTTCCGCTGGAGCGACGAGGAGCGCCGCGCGCGCATCCTCGCCTCGATCGCCCGATACCTGGGCCCCGAGGCGCTCGAGCCCGTCGTCTACTACGAGAGCGACTGGGGCAGCGAGGAGTGGACGCGCGGCGCGTACGCCGCGAGCTACGACCTCGGCGGCCTCCACCGCTACGGCGCCGACCAGCGGCAGCCGGTCGGCCCCATCCACTGGGCGTGCAGCGACTACGCCGGCCACGGCTACCAGCACGTCGACGGCGCGATCCGCTCCGGCCGCCAGGCCGCCGCGGACGTGCTCGAGGCGCTCGGGGCCTAG